The DNA segment gatgtacacacatacacctgatgtacacacacacacctgatgtatacacacacacacacacctgatgtacacacacacctgatgtatacatacacacatacacctgatgtacacacacacacctgatgtatatacacacatacctgatgtatacacacacacctgatgtgtatatacacacacacctgatgtatacacacacacctgatctatacacacacctgatctatacacacacacacacacacacacacacacacacacacacacacacacacacctgatgtatatacacacacacctgatgtacacacacacccctgatgTATACACACATCCGATGATGATAACCAGTTAATCCCTCCATCCTCCGTGACTCTGCCACTCAACTCCAGCATCAGCAGCTCGTCAGAATCTCGGTCTCTTGGCGTCTGTGTGAGAGATTCGACCGATTACCCGGTCAACAGCTTCAACAGTGGGTATaatgtttctgtgtatgtgtgcatctctctctctctctctctctctctctctctctctctctctctctctctctctctctctctctctctctctctctctctctctctctctctcagtacgtGTTTATCACCACAAGATGGCGCTGTGGACTAAACAATAAACTTTCTCTACCAACTGTTGAATTTTGTTCTGATTGTGTTTTCGGATCAGACACAAATCTGTCAAACATCAAGTCAGtataatgaatttttatttattttgtgattaaATTTACTTCAGATGAATTCAGGTTCATTTTGCTctttttataaatacataaagttGTAAATACGTTTTGTTTCATGGTCATTGAGGAAACCTTTGTGTAGTTATTCCTTATATTACTGATggtaggaggaagaggaggaggagggaaatattttttttttcattatttaatgtaaacattaatattaaaataaactataacaATACCATCCCATAATATAAAGCAGTAATAAAACTACGTCACAGACAGCAGCACTGTGACGTCACTGTGAGAGTGACAGGATGATGAACGTCCACGTGTttcctggagctgtgtgaagtcgtGAGGTGTTGTGTcatgtgacctgtgtgtgtgtgtgtgtgtgtgtgtgtgtgtgtgtgtgtgtgtgtgtgtgtgtgtgtgtgtgtgtgtgtgtgtttgctcggTTTAAGGCAGAGCTGCAGTTCAGTGGAGTCACAGGATGGCACGCAGGCGGTTGGGACGCGCTACAGCACGGAAACACACGCACATTTAACACGTTTCTGGAAGAATATGAACTGGGATTAGATTTTCTGTTCATCCACATGGACGGAATGAAGCTCGCTGCGGATTTATTTGAAGTTTACTTTTGGTTTAATCGCGATGAGACGCGCTGGCAGTGACCGCGTAGTGTGGTGATCGGTGATGGAGGTGGAGGAGTGTAAGGTCTCGGTGTGGGTTTGCCGGGAGGAGAAGCTGGTGTCGGGGGTGACGAGGCGCACGAACTGCGCGGATCTGGTGCGGGTGCTGCTGGAGGACCGGAGCTCACCGGCGCTCACGGGCTCCGTGCAATCCTACTGCATCGTGGAGAAATGGCGCGGATACGAACGCGTGCTGCCCAACAGGACAAAGATCCTGCGCCTGTGGACTGCGTGGGGTCGCGAGCAACCCAACGTGCGCTTCGTGCTGGTCAGAAGTGACGCGTCGTTACCAAGCACCGGGCCGCGCAGCGCAGAGGCTCGTGTGGTCCCCAGTAAAGAGAGTCGGTGCGCGGATACAAGCGACCCCGCGACCCCGGTGCCTGTAATGACGGCTGAGGCAGAGATCTCACAGGAGAAACGGCGTCGCGTGGTCCGAAAAGCTTTCCGCAAGTTAGAGAAGTTCAACAAGAAGAAAGAGGAGACGTGTGTGGAGGAGTTCTCTGAGAGGATGGAGACTATGGTGCACCTCGTCCTCTCGCAGGACCACACCATCCGGCAGCAGTCGCAGCGCATCCGTGAGCTGGACAGTGAGATCGAGAGACACGAGGACAGGGTTCACACGGACAGAATGAGGCGCCACGGGATCAACTACGTGCAGGACACCTACCTAGTGGACGCGGGGGACAGCGCGAAAGCGAGCCCGGTGCTCGACGCAGAATTGATGGAGACAAATTGCGACCAAATTATCCGACTCCAAGAGCAGCTGGACGAGCATCACGCGCTGGTGGAGAGACTCACCGGAGAAATCCAAGAGGAGCTTGACCGCAGATGGATGACACGGCGATGTGGAGACGCGGACGAAACGGAGGAGATCCAGCAAGCAGAGACTCCAGTTTGCCAAAAAGACGTGCGTTTAGAGGAGGAGAGGATCAAAACTCAGCTGGATACGAGCTCATACATCGGACTGCGTATAAACACCGACCTGCAGGCTGTGCAGAGCGAGCTGGACGCGAGCCTGGAGGTGTGGGCTGAGAAAGAACGTGATCTAAGGGATTTACTGGAGAAACTGAACTCATGTGGTGACTGCGATGAAGACGCAGGTGAAGGAGACGCTGTGTTTACAAATGATGGTCagcctccacctccaccaccatctTCTGTGGACCACAGTGACTGCTGGGAGGAGAGGGTGCGAGGACTTTCAAAAACTAACCCTAGTGGCAACGACGATGATTCGGATACTGGACTGAGCTCAATGCACAGTCAGGACTCAGATAACGCAGCGGTGTGTGAGTCACTGGTGTGAGCACTGATACTCTGGAGAAGGACAACAGCCCTGGGGCAGGAGGCCCAGTGCAAAAGAGGCCAAGAAAGTGTCAGATTCCTGCTTCTGTACCTTTGTACCTGAGTGTCAGACAAATAATCTGAACAGTACTGATGGATAGTGATTAATCAACGAGTCggttcttttttaaaaaagaaaatcttctgAAGTGAAACGAGTGAATCCGTTCACAGACACAAagcatttaaatgaatgaatctaaGTATTAAAAGGTGAGGAAATTTCTGTCATGTGTGCCAGCAATAGAGgtgttgcttttgttttagCTTACAGAATTCCCAGGTCAGAAAAGTTTCTAATTAATTCATCTTATCATGAAATGCAAACAGCATCATAAGTCTCTTAGCTATTTCACGTGTGCTTGGAGTGTGAAGTTATTCAGATGACATTACAGCGCACAGTGGGGAACGTTTTACAGTGTAAACGTATTAAAAATGATCCACTTGGTAAAGATTCAACAGAttaggattgtttttttttttagtttgtacaATGCTAGTTTCGATCTTTACAGAAGCCGGAAAGTTCCTAAACTTTCCACCCAAACAACCCACTTGTACTAAGATTGTCATTAAATTCCAGCTGACTTTATTTACAGGTCAGTTATGATAACATTGACGATGTCAGGCTGTGATTATCACCATCATAACAAAATTAGAGCAAGACGGAGCTAAACTACTTAAAGCGTCAGAGAAAACAGCAGAGAAGTTACAGCAGTCATCGTTgacataatattattattattattattattattattattaatagtgaGGATGATCCTGTTGTTAGTGATGACACGTATGTTGGTGGACAGTGAGGAACGTAATTTAAGAGTTTAAAGCGGATTTCTAAATCACTTCATACAGTGACGCAAAAAATAACATCTTAAATCTATGAGCTGAAATTGTCGTCATATATAAGTGTGTAAACGAGCCACTATCGTGCAGATCACTATACTATGTAATAGACGACGAGGGGAAAAAGAAATCCGAACATATGGAGTTTGAGTCAGACAGATTTGTTTGAAAGAACCGATTCGTTGTTCACTCGTCAGTACTGAACAGTCGCTCAGTGACTATGTAACTATGGCTGATTCCCTATTCCCTACTCCCTAAAGAGGTGCACTACACAGGGTATTACGAGACTTCTTACGTGAGTTTATTACACAGTGAGAAAGCAagttaatgtatatataaatcgAAGCTGATCGTTATCATGTGGTTTTGATTGGACTGTCTGATTGGCTAAGCGATTTTCATGTAGCTTATTAAATCaagcacagtacagtacagttaaGGCTGCTGTTTATATCAAACCTCTGACACATGATCACTTATATATACTGGTTAAAAACAGGTGGTTATTCTGTAATCCTGACGGTTGTTTAATCTGTAAGAAAAATGACAAGCCAACAGGAAACACCGAGTCGTTCATCAGATATCGCTTCGATTAGACGCATAAATAAGACTTCcgtatttattttgaaaagagACATATTTTTCAACCCAATCACCTCTGATATACAACTTTAGCTTAAATAAAGCTTTAATAAAGTAAAGCACAGTGCTGTAAATCTGCTGGAATGCATTTCATCGACCTGCGATGTTTAGTAAAGATTCCTGGAACTAAACAAATTGGAGCTGGTTCCTGTGATGAGGAGTAAAAGGTTCCTGTTATGTCTTAGGAAGCGTgagaaaaaacagtgttttgATCGAATCTGTTTGTTATCATTTGGTTGAGATGTTAAAGTTCACATAACTTTTAAATGTTGctaaaagtcaagtcaagtcaggtcaagtcacttttatggtcacatcaccacagcacatgtgccttggtgagtgaaatgcTTGGGAGCGAACTCCAGAAATCTGCAGAAAGTGATATCgtgactgaaaaaagaaaaaagacaaaagtcgGTCGTTCTGTAATCCGCGCATCTGTCTAACGTAGAAGAACAAAGCTCATGTAATTGAGAACCGGAGCTCTGATAAAGCTAATGAGTTGTTGGGAAATGTTCCTGCAGGGAAGCAGGCGGTTTCTCGACCCTTTGTAGTGCACAACAGGGAGCTTCGACAACGAGCGTGACGTCATCACGCGAGAGAAATCCGTATCCTTATCCGTATTACCGCGTGTGCGTCCTGTTAAACCGCTAACCCGCCGCCGCTCAGCGACTGATGCGTTACTTACCGGTCGGTTACTAATTAACTAACGAGCTTTAGATCACACCCAGCGTTCTTAGAGCTTAGTTGCTGATGTGTAACTCTGTTTCCTGTGTATATAATCTGTAGAGAAAGACCGAAGGTGTAATCACAGAGTCACTGAAGTATTTATTGGAGAAAAAAATACcaccaacacccccccccataaataaacaaacaaacaaacaaacaaataaataaataggactGCGCGGTTCTGCAGGGGTGTCAACAAGGACGTCTGTCACTTTTGCCATGTTGTGGAATTAAACTGACGTTCAGTTCGAATTCCAGACTGAATCtatttttttgtgtggtgttttgtgtacCGATTGTCCGACACGCATGTTTTCGTACATACTCACAAAGCAGCGAGGTGAGAAGTGACGTGTAATGAATAATCGGAGGCGAAAGCGTACAGTACCTTTGTGCAGCTTTGGATGACAGAGAAGGTGAGATTGACGGCAGACACTCAGGAATGCGCCGCTGCACCACGTCTCTAATCCCCTTAATGCGCCCTCATTTTCTCGTCATGCTCCCTGACAAACAAATTAAGATCGACGTCGCAGTCACACGGCAGCTCACGGGATCAAGTCCCAGTATCACAACCATTATTACgctacattatatatatatatatatatatatatatatatatgtgtgtgattatatatattttgctaatttattaggaacacctgtacgcATGAACgcatttatccaatcagccaatcacgtggcagcgACAGCACAATGCATACATGTCAAGAGCTTCGGTTAATCttcacatcaaaccttgaggtagATGATCTACAAGATCAGAAGATcacatcaggttcctctcctgtcaatcaAGAGCACGAATCTGACACACATGAagatgaagggaaaaaagatcattttattatttttgtaacatGGTGTCAGATTCCTCTTCCTGGAAGAGTCTAGAGGAACTTACTGTGGTCTGCTGCTCTTGTAGATCATCCATGTCACCATGTTTTCTGTGCCGTGTCCATGTCCCGTGATGCATTTTCTGCTCATCGTGtgtgtaaagagtgattatttgagttattatttgattatttgagttcctctgcatctctctcttatcatcatcatcgagtctctcactcactgttctagagactgttgtgtgtggaAAAACTCATCAGAGACTTTTgacttcattctgatgtttgctgtgaacattatctgaagctcttgatcCGTATCCTTCTGATTATGTACGCCGCATCGCACCGCTGCCGTACGACCGGCTGATCGGATAACCGACCGAAGAACCGTGCAGGAGTTCCTAATAAACGTGTACGGttagtgtataaatatatataaagcttataaacgtatgtatgtattattcaATCATGTTAATGTCAGTTAATAACACACTAAAGCGCAGCTGTAACACTTTTAGCTTAACTCGTCGTTCAGGATCGTTATTGAAGTGATAACCGATGCTATGCGTAGAGAAGTCAGCCAATCAGACGCGCAGGATCTGAGAAAAGGAACAAAAGTGGATTTAACAAACGTCGCAGGAATAAAATGAATCCGTTCGATCCGACCCCATATGAGACGGTAACGATTGTGTTTACAGAACAAGTCAATATCTCGATATAAAACTTagaatttattgtatttaatggtacgattttcttttttttaaattccacttcatttaaaaacgtTTGCTTGCTTCACCGTCTTGAAATCATAAAGTAATTGTTTCACCTTTATTCCTACAATGACGCCAGCTCGCTACGTTAACTATAGTGTCGCTAAGTCGATATAATCCGAACACACGACACGCTGTTTAACTCACACACTTTCCTAACTAtcatttttttacactgtgtttactTAACAGACTTAAACCCAAATTTTCGTCACAAAgcagtatttttaatttttagtttATAGCACAAGTTTAAACCTGCTAGTAATCCTCTAAAGACTTTGATGtgatttgtggtgtttgtgtttcccAGCGGTTCGTCTTCGTTAGACGCTGCTCCTACTCGACAAGCATCACTTCCTCTGATGAAGCACCGAGTCTGACTCAGCGATCGCCTCTAAAACGAACCTATTATCTGCCGTTAGCGGCGTTTCATTACGCAGCATCGTGTAGCCACTTTAAAGGCTTTCTGATTTCTATGGCTTTGATCCTAAACAGCAGGAAATGTGTCGTTCCAGAAGATTCTGCGTGTGTAATGAACCTGCAGCGAGTGAAGACGGCCGATTGTTTTATCCGAGCTTCTTTGAAGATTCGACACACAGATTATAAAGACCACCAATTTACCGCACATTCTCCATAAACACAATTATGGGGATAAATGAgctgtgaatgttttttattattattattattattttaatattcatttatagtCTTTTAAAATGATGAAGGATCTTTCGGCTCTTTATGGGTTTTAAAATTGAACGAGGATCAGGATCGGGCCCCGAGCGTGTCACATTAAACATCTCAAAGACCTCAGCTGCTgatcgtttatttatttatttttcgcaAAGTCTTTGTATTgcaaacaaagacaaataatACAGAATCCCAGTTTGGTTTTACATGGAAAGGGAGTAAAGTAAGAAAAATgacaacaataatgataataggaaggaagtaaataaaaaaaaacacaaaaaaaacccaaaaaaaacaacaaagcaccCCCCACCTTTTATGGCTAATGAAGTttttcttgattctgattggtcagaaggtgtcgattAAGTCTCTGACGACAGCTCTTCATGGTATTTTCCTCAACATGAAATCGAAttctaaatggataaaaatcatgacattattctttaataaagaaaaaaaattgtgttaggaaagaaataaatcacttagagcagaggtgtcaaactctggtgtaattatatttggcccgcgagattatatcaaatgtgcaaataatgactagccgcatgctccgctaatactacaaatcccagaatgctttGCCACTGTATCGAcgtgtagtcacgaacagcaagcgcccctcattctctgttgacagtcgttaaaggcagggtctccgatttttgagaaatgcttcagaaaactgagtcgggccgaataataaacaaaaatcaaaacaaaaatcaaaacaaacgtgtagccaatgagcagaaaggggcggggcttgtcaatatgcagcagagagagtgttcagtgatcatgtgtgacattagcagaaagcggttttaacatcaacatggaggataaaaacaaagaaagaaagagaagaaagacttacgataaggacaagaagtaggacgtgttaatataggatcagctttccagcgct comes from the Tachysurus fulvidraco isolate hzauxx_2018 chromosome 17, HZAU_PFXX_2.0, whole genome shotgun sequence genome and includes:
- the rassf10a gene encoding ras association domain-containing protein 10; amino-acid sequence: MEVEECKVSVWVCREEKLVSGVTRRTNCADLVRVLLEDRSSPALTGSVQSYCIVEKWRGYERVLPNRTKILRLWTAWGREQPNVRFVLVRSDASLPSTGPRSAEARVVPSKESRCADTSDPATPVPVMTAEAEISQEKRRRVVRKAFRKLEKFNKKKEETCVEEFSERMETMVHLVLSQDHTIRQQSQRIRELDSEIERHEDRVHTDRMRRHGINYVQDTYLVDAGDSAKASPVLDAELMETNCDQIIRLQEQLDEHHALVERLTGEIQEELDRRWMTRRCGDADETEEIQQAETPVCQKDVRLEEERIKTQLDTSSYIGLRINTDLQAVQSELDASLEVWAEKERDLRDLLEKLNSCGDCDEDAGEGDAVFTNDGQPPPPPPSSVDHSDCWEERVRGLSKTNPSGNDDDSDTGLSSMHSQDSDNAAVCESLV